In Patescibacteria group bacterium, a single window of DNA contains:
- a CDS encoding glycosyl hydrolase translates to MKNIFYALLFFAVISLFFIFKEKQKTQSVPEQNMVKNEKQIYVGAWVGGFWENQKLNISPLFNFQNTLGKKMAIANFYDGWEYLASPEFINNLNQISSHGWVPMVSSNPYFFAGCPGKKEDNLYQKIASGSCDQFLKEIADNLKSYNKPILLRFAWEMNLPQMYWSIPLLNSTNNDFKNAWIHFHNVLKNNGAINVQWVLSFNTTGQNTIPYKELYPGDGFVDWVALDGYNWGKTPFKNVFEQSYQELTSITAKPIMLSETNSVPNDYKATWLSQLLTELPDTFPQIKAIIFFNEDKSNLGEVDWRIEKSTNYINSVKSGLNNTIYSSEYSLPQ, encoded by the coding sequence ATGAAAAATATTTTTTATGCACTTTTATTTTTTGCCGTAATCAGCTTGTTTTTCATATTTAAGGAAAAACAAAAAACACAATCAGTTCCAGAACAAAATATGGTAAAAAACGAAAAACAAATTTATGTCGGTGCCTGGGTTGGAGGTTTTTGGGAAAATCAAAAATTAAATATTAGTCCTCTTTTTAATTTTCAAAATACCCTCGGTAAAAAAATGGCGATCGCTAATTTTTACGACGGTTGGGAATATTTAGCAAGCCCCGAATTTATAAATAATTTAAACCAGATCTCTTCACATGGTTGGGTACCAATGGTAAGTTCAAATCCCTATTTTTTTGCTGGCTGTCCAGGAAAAAAAGAAGATAATCTATATCAAAAAATTGCCAGTGGTTCTTGCGACCAATTTCTAAAAGAAATTGCAGACAACTTAAAAAGTTACAATAAGCCGATCCTCCTTCGTTTTGCTTGGGAAATGAATCTCCCCCAAATGTATTGGAGCATTCCTTTGCTAAATAGCACAAACAATGATTTCAAAAATGCATGGATTCATTTTCATAATGTTTTAAAAAATAACGGTGCAATTAACGTCCAATGGGTTTTATCTTTCAATACAACAGGACAAAACACAATTCCCTATAAGGAGCTTTATCCAGGAGATGGCTTTGTAGATTGGGTTGCGCTTGATGGCTACAATTGGGGAAAAACTCCCTTTAAAAATGTATTTGAGCAATCATATCAGGAATTAACTAGCATAACTGCAAAACCAATTATGTTATCAGAAACAAATTCTGTGCCAAATGATTACAAAGCGACTTGGCTTTCACAATTACTTACAGAACTTCCAGACACATTTCCACAAATCAAAGCAATTATCTTCTTTAACGAAGACAAATCTAATCTTGGTGAAGTTGACTGGAGGATTGAAAAATCAACTAATTATATTAACTCTGTAAAATCTGGCTTAAATAATACAATTTATTCTAGCGAATATTCTCTGCCACAGTAA
- a CDS encoding glycosyltransferase family 2 protein: MWESDLKLDKYIYVRDNPLLIKTLGLVGLVTTLIMAYGFWKFFHVSIFYLIFFGPIVFIFIVNKVLRYAIQLFYPKFDIERHEEFVSNFWATHEEPSVDIFLPWAGEDLKIHEEVVKAVNNLNYKNFKVYMLDDGGLPEHKSLADKYKFNHLQRPNRGEFKKSGNLQYGYDHSSGEFVFILDADFIPTRDSLHDLIPYIASDNQMGILQTPQYFEQTKKVHKRSAIEFGGGNIVEEFYKINLPCRDVFRASMCVGTSAIYRRTAIMKLEGTPKVHASEDLATGLLVTQHGYYVKYLPLICSMGTSPETFQGYFKQHQRWCSGNIVFAKYWPQARLNPIARIIYLSNPSYYLAEALGIFFSFQFLALLYFNGNTLNIRNVIYFLPYLFYSRVLVPLSKTNKNKLGTRLAALSNAYTYIYTYIHMIVSGVPKWHPTGVKITKMHKDFLHAIDIGIVLSSVFIISFLFVIFKRPQILGNYNAYLILGWAVYSAFWHGVFLFLASRFILQNTISDANSPFKKIYLYTKSHLSILLIIILFGALIFNATIAFKNPDAPTVLALNELTGRDTTRIALNTSSPTSNQIVVAPNQTPATFKYKAQKGDSLTKLAVNAIRDYEKTNKMSLTAKQENFAAAKIVANITKKGILKIGDEIDFDPVLLNKEITVAENIR, translated from the coding sequence ATGTGGGAAAGTGATCTTAAATTAGATAAATATATTTATGTTCGCGATAACCCGCTTTTAATAAAAACACTTGGTCTTGTAGGTCTTGTGACAACATTAATTATGGCCTACGGGTTTTGGAAATTTTTTCATGTAAGTATTTTTTATTTAATTTTTTTTGGACCAATTGTTTTTATTTTTATTGTAAATAAAGTTTTAAGATATGCGATACAGTTGTTTTATCCAAAGTTTGACATAGAGCGTCATGAAGAATTCGTCTCAAACTTTTGGGCAACTCATGAAGAACCGTCTGTCGATATTTTTTTGCCTTGGGCAGGCGAAGACTTAAAAATACACGAAGAAGTTGTAAAAGCTGTTAATAATTTAAATTATAAAAATTTTAAAGTATACATGCTTGATGATGGAGGATTGCCAGAACATAAAAGTCTTGCTGATAAGTATAAATTTAATCATTTACAGCGACCAAATAGGGGTGAATTTAAAAAATCTGGAAATTTACAATATGGGTACGATCATTCTTCTGGAGAGTTTGTATTTATACTTGATGCAGATTTTATTCCAACACGTGATAGTTTACATGACCTAATTCCTTATATCGCAAGCGATAATCAAATGGGAATTTTACAAACTCCTCAGTATTTTGAGCAAACAAAAAAAGTGCATAAAAGGTCTGCAATAGAGTTTGGGGGAGGAAATATTGTTGAGGAGTTTTATAAAATTAATTTGCCATGCCGAGATGTATTTAGAGCTTCAATGTGTGTTGGTACTTCAGCAATTTACAGGCGAACTGCAATTATGAAACTTGAAGGAACTCCAAAAGTGCATGCAAGCGAAGACCTTGCGACTGGACTTCTTGTTACACAACATGGATATTATGTTAAATATTTGCCACTTATTTGCAGCATGGGTACGAGCCCTGAAACTTTTCAAGGATATTTTAAACAACATCAAAGATGGTGTAGCGGAAATATTGTTTTTGCAAAATATTGGCCTCAGGCAAGACTTAATCCTATTGCAAGAATTATTTATTTATCAAACCCCAGTTATTATTTGGCCGAAGCTTTGGGGATATTTTTCTCTTTTCAGTTTTTAGCACTTTTATATTTCAATGGAAATACATTAAACATTCGTAATGTCATCTATTTTTTGCCTTATCTTTTTTACAGCCGAGTTTTGGTTCCGCTTTCTAAAACTAATAAAAATAAACTAGGGACAAGACTTGCAGCGCTTTCGAATGCGTATACATATATTTATACATACATTCACATGATTGTTTCTGGTGTTCCAAAATGGCATCCGACTGGAGTGAAAATTACAAAAATGCACAAAGATTTTTTGCATGCAATAGATATTGGAATAGTTTTGTCTTCCGTTTTTATAATCTCTTTTTTATTTGTAATATTTAAAAGACCTCAAATACTTGGAAACTATAATGCATATTTGATTTTGGGATGGGCTGTTTATTCGGCATTTTGGCACGGAGTTTTTTTGTTTCTTGCTTCAAGATTTATTTTGCAAAACACTATTTCTGATGCAAACAGCCCTTTCAAAAAGATTTATCTTTATACAAAAAGCCATTTGTCCATTTTGTTAATAATTATTCTTTTTGGGGCACTTATTTTTAATGCAACTATTGCTTTTAAAAATCCAGATGCACCAACAGTTCTTGCATTGAACGAGCTGACTGGTAGAGATACAACTAGAATTGCTTTAAATACTTCTTCTCCGACTTCAAACCAAATTGTTGTTGCTCCAAATCAGACACCTGCGACTTTTAAATATAAAGCGCAAAAGGGAGATTCACTTACAAAATTGGCTGTTAACGCAATAAGAGATTATGAGAAAACAAACAAAATGAGTTTAACGGCTAAGCAAGAAAATTTTGCTGCGGCGAAAATTGTCGCAAATATAACTAAGAAAGGAATATTAAAAATTGGAGATGAAATTGATTTTGATCCAGTACTTCTTAATAAAGAAATTACTGTGGCAGAGAATATTCGCTAG
- a CDS encoding glycosyltransferase family 2 protein: MSQKKLVRKHQWGAEKNTTPLSFLHAKPSPFKLTLSRVAIVLTVVFWVLYIFSIIIRQLIDGPQSYHFTMEAFSYALVVTFLTFSSLIYLIERHGALKRFAKHERVARSILDKFFSKNKPGITVLVPSYNEEKSVIRKTLLSAVLQEYPKTNVVLLIDNNPNPKNPEDAKRLDDARNLPIEIEKLLSGPYKRVQKSFNEFKRNKTVNKKAIRNLANEYRFAARWLNKMADEEKIEDHVDIFFANEVLRKLAVDLTKIEEALEISMQEDGKLSYDRVFELYERLTWIFEGKLTSFERKLHPTLSQEANKAMNLNSYIGIMGTKFEGKLIPDSEFLLTLDADSVLLPEYCLRLVYFLMQPQNSKVAVTQTPYSSFRGAFSRIERLAGATTDIQHILHQGMTQYGATFWVGANAIIRKNALDDIVEYDNENGNVIKRYIQDRTVIEDTESSIDMTSKGWDLVNYPERLSYSATPPDFGSLVVQRRRWANGGLIIMPKLLAQANKKSKLEVMLRMNYLASIAWATFGLIFLLAYPYDGRLLSPLVLLAALPYFIAQASDLKYCGYKYSDIFRIYGFNLIMLPVNLAGVIKSVEQAVTGKKIPFARTPKVKNRTASGMIYVIVPVLIVAFSVFTIYRNVLISNWGNAAFAAFNALAATWAIVAYIGLFDLLTDTYLGLTNWMYVDAKREEKAEPIKTEPKQEIDWKGVLS; the protein is encoded by the coding sequence ATGTCTCAGAAAAAGCTTGTCCGCAAACATCAGTGGGGTGCAGAAAAAAATACTACCCCTCTTTCTTTTTTGCATGCCAAGCCATCCCCTTTTAAATTGACTTTAAGCCGTGTCGCGATCGTCTTAACAGTTGTTTTTTGGGTCCTTTATATTTTTTCAATTATCATTAGGCAGCTTATCGACGGGCCACAAAGCTATCACTTTACTATGGAAGCTTTTAGCTACGCCCTTGTTGTCACTTTCCTTACTTTCTCATCTTTAATCTATCTTATAGAACGCCACGGTGCACTTAAAAGATTTGCAAAGCACGAAAGAGTTGCAAGAAGCATTCTTGATAAATTTTTTAGTAAAAATAAACCAGGAATTACAGTTTTAGTCCCATCTTATAATGAAGAAAAATCTGTCATTCGTAAAACTCTTTTATCTGCAGTTTTGCAGGAATATCCAAAAACAAATGTAGTTTTATTAATCGACAATAATCCAAATCCCAAAAATCCAGAAGATGCAAAACGCTTAGATGACGCAAGAAACTTACCAATTGAAATTGAAAAACTCTTATCAGGACCGTACAAACGAGTTCAAAAGTCATTCAACGAGTTTAAAAGAAATAAAACTGTCAATAAAAAAGCTATTAGAAATTTAGCCAACGAATACAGGTTTGCAGCACGCTGGCTTAATAAAATGGCAGATGAAGAAAAAATTGAAGATCATGTCGATATTTTCTTTGCCAACGAAGTTTTAAGAAAATTAGCTGTTGACCTTACTAAAATAGAAGAAGCTTTAGAAATTTCCATGCAGGAAGATGGTAAGCTTTCATACGATCGCGTTTTCGAGCTTTACGAAAGATTGACCTGGATATTTGAAGGAAAATTAACTTCTTTTGAAAGAAAACTTCACCCAACTCTTTCACAGGAAGCAAATAAGGCCATGAATTTAAATTCTTATATTGGAATAATGGGAACAAAGTTTGAAGGAAAATTAATTCCCGATAGTGAATTTTTATTAACCCTTGATGCTGATTCTGTTCTTCTTCCGGAATATTGTTTACGTTTAGTTTACTTTTTAATGCAGCCGCAAAACAGCAAAGTTGCAGTCACTCAAACTCCTTATTCATCTTTTAGAGGCGCTTTTTCTCGTATTGAAAGATTAGCTGGTGCAACTACAGACATTCAGCATATTTTGCATCAGGGAATGACTCAGTATGGAGCCACTTTCTGGGTTGGAGCAAATGCAATTATTAGAAAAAATGCTCTTGATGACATTGTCGAATATGACAATGAAAACGGAAATGTAATCAAAAGATACATCCAAGACCGCACAGTTATAGAAGATACTGAATCAAGTATTGATATGACTTCAAAAGGTTGGGATCTTGTAAATTATCCGGAAAGATTAAGCTACAGCGCAACTCCTCCTGATTTCGGTTCATTAGTTGTTCAGCGCCGTAGATGGGCAAACGGTGGTTTAATTATCATGCCAAAATTACTTGCGCAGGCAAATAAAAAATCAAAATTGGAAGTAATGCTACGTATGAATTATCTTGCCTCAATTGCCTGGGCAACTTTTGGTTTAATTTTTCTTCTTGCCTATCCTTATGATGGAAGGTTGCTTAGCCCGTTAGTTTTGCTTGCAGCGCTTCCCTATTTTATTGCGCAGGCTTCTGATTTGAAGTATTGCGGCTATAAATATAGCGATATTTTTAGAATTTACGGATTTAATTTAATTATGCTTCCAGTTAATTTAGCTGGAGTTATCAAATCAGTTGAGCAGGCAGTAACAGGAAAGAAAATTCCTTTTGCTAGAACTCCTAAGGTTAAAAATAGAACAGCTTCAGGAATGATTTATGTTATTGTCCCGGTTTTAATTGTAGCTTTCTCAGTTTTTACAATTTACAGAAATGTTCTTATTAGTAATTGGGGCAATGCAGCCTTTGCAGCTTTTAATGCACTAGCCGCAACTTGGGCAATTGTCGCATACATTGGTCTTTTTGATTTACTAACAGATACTTATCTTGGTTTAACAAATTGGATGTATGTTGATGCCAAGAGAGAAGAAAAAGCAGAACCAATAAAAACTGAACCAAAACAAGAAATTGATTGGAAAGGAGTTTTATCCTGA
- a CDS encoding carbohydrate-binding protein: protein MHEGKRLSIPRLFLGLLILGAISYGAFLGWNKIKAEKPTIQSNPWFAPYVDITATPSFSFEQTDNASINKNIVLSFIVSDSTNPCTPSWGNAYTINDANSKLDLDRRIARFRQLGGNIAISFGGQLNDELAINCTKESDLYNAYKSVIAHYSVDTIDLDIEGSNLQNKDAMKRRADTIAKLQKDMKNQNKSLAVWLTLPVAPNGLTEDGTDAITTMLNSGVDLAGVNVMTMDYGTLPANGSLQEANTDALNNTHRQLGILYDNAGIHLNSASIWGKIGATPMIGQNDTEDEVFTLDDAKVLNTFIEQNQIARLSMWSANRDIECGENYVNTQIVSDSCSGVKEDKFAFSNLLQAGLSGKISDSAAKTTVADQKDIETPDDPATSPYQIWSADATYLEGTKIVWHHNVYVAKWWTQGDLPDNPVLQSFQTPWQLVGPVLPGETPIPVPTVAPGTYPQWSGTAIYEAGSKVILNGVPYQAKWWTQGDSPAASRENPDSSPWVAINP, encoded by the coding sequence ATGCACGAAGGTAAAAGATTATCAATTCCAAGATTATTTTTGGGCTTATTAATATTAGGCGCAATTTCTTACGGCGCATTTTTAGGGTGGAACAAAATCAAAGCAGAAAAACCAACCATTCAGTCAAACCCCTGGTTTGCTCCGTATGTTGATATTACGGCTACGCCTTCATTTAGTTTTGAGCAGACAGACAATGCAAGTATAAATAAAAATATTGTTTTATCTTTTATTGTTTCAGATAGCACAAATCCTTGTACTCCTTCATGGGGAAATGCCTACACAATTAACGATGCAAATTCAAAATTAGATTTAGATCGAAGAATCGCAAGATTTAGACAATTGGGCGGCAATATCGCCATTTCTTTTGGAGGGCAGTTAAACGACGAGCTTGCAATCAACTGTACCAAAGAAAGCGATTTATATAATGCTTATAAAAGCGTAATCGCCCATTACAGCGTTGACACTATTGATTTAGATATCGAAGGAAGTAATTTACAAAATAAAGACGCGATGAAAAGAAGAGCTGACACTATTGCCAAATTACAAAAAGACATGAAAAATCAAAATAAATCTTTAGCAGTCTGGTTAACTTTGCCAGTTGCTCCAAACGGATTAACCGAGGATGGAACAGATGCAATCACCACAATGCTAAATAGCGGAGTTGATTTGGCCGGAGTAAATGTAATGACTATGGATTATGGAACTCTTCCAGCAAATGGAAGTTTGCAGGAAGCAAATACTGATGCCTTAAATAATACTCATAGGCAGTTAGGAATTCTATATGACAATGCAGGAATTCATTTAAATAGTGCATCAATTTGGGGAAAAATTGGAGCAACTCCAATGATTGGCCAAAATGATACCGAAGACGAGGTCTTTACTCTTGATGATGCAAAAGTTTTAAATACATTTATAGAGCAAAATCAGATTGCAAGGCTTTCTATGTGGTCAGCTAATCGTGATATCGAGTGTGGCGAAAATTATGTAAATACACAAATCGTTTCCGATTCCTGTAGCGGAGTCAAAGAAGACAAGTTTGCGTTTAGCAATCTTTTGCAGGCAGGTTTATCTGGAAAAATTTCTGATAGTGCTGCAAAAACAACTGTCGCAGACCAAAAAGATATTGAAACCCCAGACGACCCAGCTACAAGTCCTTACCAAATCTGGTCAGCTGACGCTACATATTTAGAAGGTACAAAAATTGTCTGGCATCACAATGTTTATGTTGCAAAATGGTGGACCCAGGGCGATCTTCCAGATAATCCAGTTTTGCAATCTTTCCAGACTCCTTGGCAATTAGTTGGTCCAGTCTTACCAGGTGAAACGCCAATTCCAGTTCCAACAGTTGCTCCAGGAACTTATCCCCAGTGGTCAGGAACTGCAATTTACGAAGCAGGTTCTAAAGTAATTTTAAATGGAGTCCCTTACCAAGCAAAATGGTGGACCCAGGGAGATAGCCCGGCAGCTTCCCGAGAAAATCCAGATAGCTCTCCATGGGTTGCAATAAATCCTTGA
- a CDS encoding DUF2292 domain-containing protein produces MKVSKDLIEEIKEALKSVPDYGSIEIYVQKGEVTQITVRNIKKTSNLHIHPKN; encoded by the coding sequence ATGAAAGTATCTAAAGACTTAATCGAAGAAATAAAAGAAGCCTTGAAATCTGTCCCGGATTACGGATCGATAGAAATCTATGTACAAAAAGGTGAAGTAACTCAAATAACTGTAAGAAATATTAAAAAGACCTCAAATCTCCACATTCATCCAAAAAATTAA
- a CDS encoding ABC transporter substrate-binding protein: MAKSLRYWIRLTLAFFDRFKLIFLFGIIIGIVCFVLFGIIESRMPIAVEKIGIVGEYTSDNLPRSITDLISVGLTTVDVSGEAQSGIAQSFIASDSGKTWTFNLNKNLYWQDGSQVTSHDINYNFSDATLSKPDKYTVVFKLKTGLASFPVTLSKPIFKSGLLGTGDWKVVNLTLAGNYVDTISLENKQKQEKIFKFYPTSDAARLGYELGEINDLTNLVNPKPFDTWNVASISGQINKQQYVAVFFNNSDSLLTDKDIRQALSYAIDKSDYKNNRALGPISPFSWAYDPSVKPYDFDITHAKDLIDGSKIDPSLKKNLKITLTTIPDLLDLANKIANDWKQIGVQTTVQVLQFVPDPSQYQAYLAITNIPLDPDQYLNWHSTQTSTNITQLKDPRIDKLLEDGRLETDETKRKAIYFDFQKYLVEDAPAAFLYYPTYFNVAKK; this comes from the coding sequence ATGGCAAAATCTTTGCGATATTGGATAAGGCTTACACTTGCTTTTTTCGACAGATTTAAATTAATTTTTCTTTTTGGAATTATTATTGGAATTGTTTGTTTTGTTTTATTTGGAATTATTGAGTCACGAATGCCAATTGCTGTTGAGAAAATTGGCATTGTTGGAGAATATACATCTGATAATTTACCAAGATCTATTACTGACCTGATTAGCGTAGGGTTAACAACTGTAGATGTTTCTGGAGAAGCACAATCTGGAATTGCACAAAGTTTTATAGCAAGCGATTCTGGAAAAACATGGACATTTAATTTGAATAAGAATTTATACTGGCAAGACGGGAGCCAAGTTACAAGCCATGATATTAATTATAATTTTTCTGATGCGACGCTTTCAAAACCTGATAAATATACTGTTGTTTTTAAATTAAAAACTGGTTTGGCTTCTTTTCCTGTTACTCTTTCAAAACCAATTTTTAAATCAGGACTTTTGGGGACCGGGGATTGGAAAGTGGTCAACCTTACTCTTGCTGGAAATTATGTAGATACTATTTCTCTTGAAAATAAACAAAAACAAGAAAAGATTTTTAAGTTTTATCCAACATCTGACGCCGCAAGGCTTGGTTATGAGCTTGGAGAAATTAATGATTTAACAAATCTTGTTAATCCAAAACCGTTTGACACATGGAATGTTGCAAGCATTTCCGGGCAAATAAATAAACAGCAATACGTAGCTGTATTTTTTAATAATAGTGATAGTTTGCTAACTGATAAAGATATAAGGCAGGCATTAAGCTATGCAATTGACAAGTCAGATTACAAAAATAATCGTGCACTTGGGCCAATATCGCCTTTTTCTTGGGCATATGACCCCAGCGTTAAGCCTTATGATTTTGATATAACACATGCGAAAGATTTGATAGATGGAAGTAAAATAGACCCAAGTTTGAAGAAAAATCTTAAAATAACGCTTACAACAATTCCTGACTTGTTGGATTTAGCAAATAAAATTGCAAATGACTGGAAACAAATTGGAGTACAAACGACAGTACAGGTTTTGCAATTTGTACCTGACCCTAGCCAATACCAAGCTTATTTGGCAATTACCAATATTCCTCTTGATCCGGACCAGTATTTAAATTGGCATTCAACGCAAACTTCTACAAATATTACGCAATTAAAAGATCCAAGAATTGACAAGCTACTAGAAGACGGGAGACTTGAAACTGATGAAACTAAAAGAAAAGCTATTTATTTTGATTTTCAGAAATATTTGGTAGAAGATGCTCCAGCTGCGTTTCTTTATTATCCAACTTACTTTAATGTTGCCAAGAAATGA
- the secG gene encoding preprotein translocase subunit SecG, whose translation MANILSILQIFVAFVLTLLILLQVKGVGFGRVWGNSLTAFSRRGLEGFVFKATFVFAGLFILLSVLQLLH comes from the coding sequence ATGGCAAACATATTATCAATCCTGCAAATTTTTGTCGCTTTTGTACTTACTTTGCTTATTTTGCTTCAAGTAAAAGGAGTCGGATTTGGACGCGTTTGGGGAAATTCTTTAACAGCTTTTTCAAGGCGAGGGCTTGAAGGATTTGTTTTTAAAGCAACTTTTGTGTTTGCCGGGCTTTTTATACTGCTTTCAGTTTTGCAACTTCTTCACTAG
- a CDS encoding phage holin family protein, with the protein MKHILRTFIIEAVALYLVTLITTGLTFTNGLQDLIVAAIGLAITSMLAKPIINLFLLPFNLLTFGFFKFLTGAITLFITDLLLDQFSVGAFFFKGYPGKLIVLPSIGFPAGALSYLVFSFLISFVGSILYWLVG; encoded by the coding sequence ATGAAACATATACTTCGTACGTTTATTATTGAAGCTGTGGCTCTATATTTAGTTACTTTGATTACAACTGGACTTACTTTTACAAACGGACTACAAGACTTGATAGTTGCTGCAATTGGCCTTGCAATTACTTCAATGCTTGCAAAACCGATTATCAATTTATTTTTGTTACCGTTTAATTTATTAACTTTTGGTTTTTTCAAATTTCTGACAGGAGCCATTACTCTGTTTATTACCGATTTACTTTTAGACCAATTTAGTGTTGGGGCATTTTTCTTTAAAGGATATCCAGGGAAACTTATTGTTTTGCCAAGTATTGGATTTCCAGCTGGAGCTTTGTCTTATCTTGTTTTTTCTTTTTTGATTTCATTTGTGGGAAGCATACTCTACTGGCTAGTTGGGTAA
- a CDS encoding GIY-YIG nuclease family protein, with protein MQKPKNIPENPGVYQFKSNGQIIYVGKAKNLKNRLGSYFSNDLLPKTRQMVATADSVSWIIVDSELEALLLEANLVKKYQPKYNIELKDDKSPLYIGITKEKYPRIVIFRKTDKEKFKLKEEFGPYLSGITVRTLMRRIRRVFPFSTHEPMKRICIYKQIGLCDPCPSEIGNNLELRKKYLRNVRGVKNILSGKLGFIEKDLEKEIKEYAKEEKFEEAQKVTNQLNAFRKMIIQSDVQEYLTTPNLIEDIRQKEMDELKKQLSKYYPGLNNLERIECFDIAHLAGSFPTASMVVLINGEVEKKYYRHFKVNQRKTNSDVDSMREIITRRLNHLEDWGRPDLIIIDGGKPQLSKVHDLLEEKNIAFVGFAKQFETIVFYNDGDFKEILARGEALKLMQRIRDEAHRFARRLHHHQVSKSIIK; from the coding sequence ATGCAAAAGCCAAAAAACATTCCGGAGAATCCGGGAGTCTACCAGTTCAAAAGTAACGGGCAAATTATTTATGTCGGAAAAGCGAAGAATTTAAAGAATCGCCTCGGCTCTTATTTTTCTAATGATTTACTTCCAAAGACCCGCCAAATGGTTGCCACAGCTGATAGTGTTTCCTGGATTATTGTTGATAGCGAGCTGGAAGCACTTCTTCTTGAAGCGAATTTGGTTAAAAAATATCAACCGAAATATAACATTGAGCTTAAAGATGATAAATCCCCGCTTTATATTGGAATAACGAAAGAAAAATACCCGCGAATTGTAATTTTTAGAAAAACTGATAAAGAAAAATTTAAACTAAAGGAAGAATTCGGGCCATATTTGAGCGGAATTACTGTACGCACACTTATGCGAAGAATAAGGAGAGTATTCCCATTTTCAACACACGAGCCAATGAAGAGGATTTGTATTTACAAACAAATTGGGCTTTGTGATCCTTGCCCTTCTGAAATTGGAAATAATTTAGAACTTCGCAAAAAATATTTAAGAAATGTTCGAGGCGTCAAAAATATTTTGAGCGGGAAACTTGGATTTATAGAAAAAGATTTGGAAAAAGAAATAAAAGAATATGCTAAGGAAGAGAAATTTGAAGAAGCACAAAAGGTAACTAACCAATTAAATGCATTTCGCAAGATGATTATACAAAGTGATGTACAAGAATATTTAACAACTCCTAATTTGATTGAAGATATAAGACAAAAAGAAATGGACGAACTTAAAAAACAGCTCTCCAAATATTATCCTGGTCTAAATAATTTAGAGCGAATTGAATGTTTTGATATTGCACATCTTGCTGGAAGTTTTCCGACTGCTTCGATGGTTGTGCTTATAAATGGAGAGGTAGAGAAAAAATATTACAGACATTTTAAAGTAAACCAAAGAAAAACAAATAGCGATGTTGATTCAATGAGAGAAATAATCACAAGGCGACTAAATCATCTTGAAGATTGGGGAAGGCCGGACTTGATAATTATCGACGGGGGAAAGCCACAACTTTCGAAAGTTCATGATTTACTTGAAGAAAAAAATATTGCCTTTGTAGGGTTTGCTAAACAATTTGAAACAATTGTTTTTTACAATGATGGAGATTTTAAAGAAATACTTGCACGAGGAGAAGCTTTAAAATTAATGCAGAGAATAAGAGACGAAGCTCATCGTTTTGCGAGACGTTTACATCATCACCAAGTTTCCAAGAGTATAATTAAATAA